A genomic region of Parus major isolate Abel chromosome 14, Parus_major1.1, whole genome shotgun sequence contains the following coding sequences:
- the SBK1 gene encoding serine/threonine-protein kinase SBK1 isoform X1 produces the protein MCVLVYVPVSCPCLCHAWSPPLPQTSTWLQPLQRLEHPPQSHWVGGPWGQRGDTQWGLLSTTLAAQSPFARSHGCSPGDGMGWDGMGHNGSAAPMEAAPPLPCSATMSAGSIEQEPSRKLGCCGVPLITEDMQSLAIRTLSGTDITKHYDLIRELGKGTYGKVDLVSHKSTGTKMALKFVNKSKTKLKNFLREFSITNTLSSSPFIIKVFDVVFETEDCYVFAQEYAPGGDLFDIIPPQVGLPEELVKRCVQQLGLALDYMHSKSLVHRDIKPENVLLFDRDCRRVKLADFGMTRKVGCRVKRISGTIPYTAPEVCQAGRAEGFAVDTSIDVWAFGVLIFCVLTGNFPWEAAVASDAFFEEFVRWQKGRLAGLPSQWRRFTDSALRMFQRLLALDPEKRCPVKEVFYFIKCDLMAEVRCRPSYRSRKHARDKLPAGPHCHEAAGSCTPAPLKRTVLTEGSGTRGSEPGAAAPGTAGRTDGRQDKGKGQMVLATAIEICV, from the exons ATGTGTGTCCTTGTGTATGTCCctgtctcctgtccctgtctctgCCATGCCTGGAGCCCTCCCTTGCCCCAAACATCCACatggctgcagcccctgcagaggctggagcaTCCCCCCCAGAGCCATTGGGTTGGTGgtccctggggacagagaggTGACACCCAGTGGGGGCTGCTCAGCACCACCCTGGCAGCCCAATCCCCCTTTGCAAGGAGCCATGGCTGCAGTcctggggatgggatgggatgggacggGATGGGACACAatggctctgcagcccccaTGGAAGCAGCACCACCTCTGCCTTGCAGCGCAACCATGAGCGCGGGCTCGATTGAGCAGGAGCCGTCGCGCAAGCTGGGCTGCTGCGGGGTGCCCCTCATCACAGAGGACATGCAGTCCCTGGCCATCCGCACCCTCTCGGGCACCGACATCACCAAGCACTATGACCTCATCCGAGAGCTCGGCAAGGGCACCTACGGCAAGGTGGACCTGGTGTCCCACAAAAGCACag GCACAAAGATGGCCCTGAAGTTCGTCAACAAGAGCAAGACGAAGCTGAAGAACTTCTTGCGGGAATTCAGCATCACCAACACgctctcctccagccccttcaTCATCAAGGTCTTTGACGTGGTCTTCGAGACTGAGGACTGCTACGTCTTCGCTCAGGAGTACGCCCCCGGCGGGGACCTCTTTGACATCATCCCGCCTCAG GTGGGGCTCCCCGAGGAGCTGGTGAAGCGCTGCGTGCAGCAGCTGGGCCTGGCCCTTGACTACATGCACAGCAAGAGCCTGGTGCACCGGGACATCAAACCGGAGAACGTGCTGCTCTTCGACCGCGACTGCCGCCGCGTCAAACTGGCCGATTTCGGCATGACCCGCAAGGTGGGCTGCCGGGTCAAGCGCATCAGCGGCACCATCCCCTACACGGCGCCCGAGGTGTGCCAGGCCGGCCGCGCCGAGGGCTTCGCCGTGGACACCAGCATCGACGTCTGGGCTTTCGGGGTGCTCATCTTCTGCGTCCTCACCGGGAACTTCCCCTGGGAGGCGGCGGTGGCGTCCGACGCCTTCTTTGAGGAGTTTGTGCGGTGGCAGAAGGGGCGGCTGGCGGGGCTGCCCTCGCAGTGGCGGCGTTTCACGGACAGCGCCCTGCGCATGTTTCAGCGCCTGCTGGCCCTCGACCCCGAGAAGCGCTGCCCCGTCAAGGAGGTTTTCTACTTCATCAAGTGCGACCTCATGGCCGAGGTGCGGTGCCGGCCCTCCTACCGCTCCCGCAAGCACGCCAGGGACAAGCTCCCGGCCGGGCCGCACTGCCACGAGGCCGCCGGCTCCTGCACCCCCGCCCCGCTCAAGAGGACCGTCCTGACCGAGGGCAGCGGAACGCGCGGCTCCGAGCCCGGTGCAGCCGCCCCGGGCACGGCGGGCAGGACAGACGGACGGCAGGACAAGGGCAAGGGGCAGATGGTCCTGGCCACAGCAATAGAGATCTGCGTGTGA
- the SBK1 gene encoding serine/threonine-protein kinase SBK1 isoform X2 — translation MDSFCFVCFQKEELQPLHLHSATMSAGSIEQEPSRKLGCCGVPLITEDMQSLAIRTLSGTDITKHYDLIRELGKGTYGKVDLVSHKSTGTKMALKFVNKSKTKLKNFLREFSITNTLSSSPFIIKVFDVVFETEDCYVFAQEYAPGGDLFDIIPPQVGLPEELVKRCVQQLGLALDYMHSKSLVHRDIKPENVLLFDRDCRRVKLADFGMTRKVGCRVKRISGTIPYTAPEVCQAGRAEGFAVDTSIDVWAFGVLIFCVLTGNFPWEAAVASDAFFEEFVRWQKGRLAGLPSQWRRFTDSALRMFQRLLALDPEKRCPVKEVFYFIKCDLMAEVRCRPSYRSRKHARDKLPAGPHCHEAAGSCTPAPLKRTVLTEGSGTRGSEPGAAAPGTAGRTDGRQDKGKGQMVLATAIEICV, via the exons CGCAACCATGAGCGCGGGCTCGATTGAGCAGGAGCCGTCGCGCAAGCTGGGCTGCTGCGGGGTGCCCCTCATCACAGAGGACATGCAGTCCCTGGCCATCCGCACCCTCTCGGGCACCGACATCACCAAGCACTATGACCTCATCCGAGAGCTCGGCAAGGGCACCTACGGCAAGGTGGACCTGGTGTCCCACAAAAGCACag GCACAAAGATGGCCCTGAAGTTCGTCAACAAGAGCAAGACGAAGCTGAAGAACTTCTTGCGGGAATTCAGCATCACCAACACgctctcctccagccccttcaTCATCAAGGTCTTTGACGTGGTCTTCGAGACTGAGGACTGCTACGTCTTCGCTCAGGAGTACGCCCCCGGCGGGGACCTCTTTGACATCATCCCGCCTCAG GTGGGGCTCCCCGAGGAGCTGGTGAAGCGCTGCGTGCAGCAGCTGGGCCTGGCCCTTGACTACATGCACAGCAAGAGCCTGGTGCACCGGGACATCAAACCGGAGAACGTGCTGCTCTTCGACCGCGACTGCCGCCGCGTCAAACTGGCCGATTTCGGCATGACCCGCAAGGTGGGCTGCCGGGTCAAGCGCATCAGCGGCACCATCCCCTACACGGCGCCCGAGGTGTGCCAGGCCGGCCGCGCCGAGGGCTTCGCCGTGGACACCAGCATCGACGTCTGGGCTTTCGGGGTGCTCATCTTCTGCGTCCTCACCGGGAACTTCCCCTGGGAGGCGGCGGTGGCGTCCGACGCCTTCTTTGAGGAGTTTGTGCGGTGGCAGAAGGGGCGGCTGGCGGGGCTGCCCTCGCAGTGGCGGCGTTTCACGGACAGCGCCCTGCGCATGTTTCAGCGCCTGCTGGCCCTCGACCCCGAGAAGCGCTGCCCCGTCAAGGAGGTTTTCTACTTCATCAAGTGCGACCTCATGGCCGAGGTGCGGTGCCGGCCCTCCTACCGCTCCCGCAAGCACGCCAGGGACAAGCTCCCGGCCGGGCCGCACTGCCACGAGGCCGCCGGCTCCTGCACCCCCGCCCCGCTCAAGAGGACCGTCCTGACCGAGGGCAGCGGAACGCGCGGCTCCGAGCCCGGTGCAGCCGCCCCGGGCACGGCGGGCAGGACAGACGGACGGCAGGACAAGGGCAAGGGGCAGATGGTCCTGGCCACAGCAATAGAGATCTGCGTGTGA
- the SBK1 gene encoding serine/threonine-protein kinase SBK1 isoform X3, whose protein sequence is MSAGSIEQEPSRKLGCCGVPLITEDMQSLAIRTLSGTDITKHYDLIRELGKGTYGKVDLVSHKSTGTKMALKFVNKSKTKLKNFLREFSITNTLSSSPFIIKVFDVVFETEDCYVFAQEYAPGGDLFDIIPPQVGLPEELVKRCVQQLGLALDYMHSKSLVHRDIKPENVLLFDRDCRRVKLADFGMTRKVGCRVKRISGTIPYTAPEVCQAGRAEGFAVDTSIDVWAFGVLIFCVLTGNFPWEAAVASDAFFEEFVRWQKGRLAGLPSQWRRFTDSALRMFQRLLALDPEKRCPVKEVFYFIKCDLMAEVRCRPSYRSRKHARDKLPAGPHCHEAAGSCTPAPLKRTVLTEGSGTRGSEPGAAAPGTAGRTDGRQDKGKGQMVLATAIEICV, encoded by the exons ATGAGCGCGGGCTCGATTGAGCAGGAGCCGTCGCGCAAGCTGGGCTGCTGCGGGGTGCCCCTCATCACAGAGGACATGCAGTCCCTGGCCATCCGCACCCTCTCGGGCACCGACATCACCAAGCACTATGACCTCATCCGAGAGCTCGGCAAGGGCACCTACGGCAAGGTGGACCTGGTGTCCCACAAAAGCACag GCACAAAGATGGCCCTGAAGTTCGTCAACAAGAGCAAGACGAAGCTGAAGAACTTCTTGCGGGAATTCAGCATCACCAACACgctctcctccagccccttcaTCATCAAGGTCTTTGACGTGGTCTTCGAGACTGAGGACTGCTACGTCTTCGCTCAGGAGTACGCCCCCGGCGGGGACCTCTTTGACATCATCCCGCCTCAG GTGGGGCTCCCCGAGGAGCTGGTGAAGCGCTGCGTGCAGCAGCTGGGCCTGGCCCTTGACTACATGCACAGCAAGAGCCTGGTGCACCGGGACATCAAACCGGAGAACGTGCTGCTCTTCGACCGCGACTGCCGCCGCGTCAAACTGGCCGATTTCGGCATGACCCGCAAGGTGGGCTGCCGGGTCAAGCGCATCAGCGGCACCATCCCCTACACGGCGCCCGAGGTGTGCCAGGCCGGCCGCGCCGAGGGCTTCGCCGTGGACACCAGCATCGACGTCTGGGCTTTCGGGGTGCTCATCTTCTGCGTCCTCACCGGGAACTTCCCCTGGGAGGCGGCGGTGGCGTCCGACGCCTTCTTTGAGGAGTTTGTGCGGTGGCAGAAGGGGCGGCTGGCGGGGCTGCCCTCGCAGTGGCGGCGTTTCACGGACAGCGCCCTGCGCATGTTTCAGCGCCTGCTGGCCCTCGACCCCGAGAAGCGCTGCCCCGTCAAGGAGGTTTTCTACTTCATCAAGTGCGACCTCATGGCCGAGGTGCGGTGCCGGCCCTCCTACCGCTCCCGCAAGCACGCCAGGGACAAGCTCCCGGCCGGGCCGCACTGCCACGAGGCCGCCGGCTCCTGCACCCCCGCCCCGCTCAAGAGGACCGTCCTGACCGAGGGCAGCGGAACGCGCGGCTCCGAGCCCGGTGCAGCCGCCCCGGGCACGGCGGGCAGGACAGACGGACGGCAGGACAAGGGCAAGGGGCAGATGGTCCTGGCCACAGCAATAGAGATCTGCGTGTGA